The following coding sequences are from one Saprospiraceae bacterium window:
- the queE gene encoding 7-carboxy-7-deazaguanine synthase, with the protein MGQIYSVKEIFYTLQGEGFHSGRAAVFLRFSGCNLWSGREEDRAKAKCKFCDTDFVGIDGENGGKYNAAELAELVYQQWPISNSSNKMVVCTGGEPMLQLDPELLSILQSKGFFVAIETNGTIPVLEGIDWICVSPKPQTEIVQIRGNELKFIYPQPDQDPQQFEELAFEHYFVQPMDGLELQKNTESCVRFCKSHPMWKLSLQTHKILGIP; encoded by the coding sequence ATGGGACAGATTTATTCAGTCAAAGAGATTTTTTATACGCTACAAGGTGAGGGCTTTCATAGTGGAAGAGCTGCAGTTTTTTTGCGATTTTCAGGTTGTAATTTGTGGAGTGGCCGTGAAGAAGACAGGGCAAAGGCGAAATGTAAGTTTTGTGATACCGACTTTGTAGGGATTGACGGCGAAAATGGAGGAAAATATAATGCTGCAGAACTGGCAGAGCTGGTATATCAACAGTGGCCAATTTCTAACAGCTCAAACAAAATGGTTGTGTGTACAGGAGGAGAACCCATGCTGCAACTCGATCCGGAACTGTTGTCAATATTGCAGTCAAAAGGATTTTTTGTGGCAATTGAAACCAATGGAACAATTCCTGTGCTTGAAGGAATTGATTGGATTTGTGTTAGCCCAAAACCTCAAACAGAGATTGTGCAGATAAGGGGCAATGAATTGAAGTTCATTTACCCACAGCCGGATCAGGACCCTCAACAATTTGAAGAATTGGCTTTTGAGCATTATTTCGTTCAACCGATGGATGGCTTGGAACTTCAGAAAAACACTGAATCGTGTGTCCGATTTTGTAAATCACACCCAATGTGGAAGCTCAGTCTTCAAACTCACAAGATTCTGGGGATTCCCTAA
- a CDS encoding T9SS type A sorting domain-containing protein, giving the protein MLKFILSFLLLGLILTTQQADAQKFFKLIDQADHLPSKNGFRTMKHYQPFYLDKAQLSKYLSTQTAKDDYSKAIPLTFPMPDGTWETYQVVESPVMEEALAAKFPEIKTYKGFQGASTMRLSISPYSFQAIFLTTSGEIVIENLSEGNQQYFGVFRASDLEVRSGSQDLACGTHDLEAIVHTGESSEFKQNILKVRGVEPMNLRKFRLALSCTGEWGSAASLGGGTTQSALDKMVASVNILNSIYEKDFGAHLDLIANNEFLINLDALLDPYSSPRSGRDIISENTQIVNQKVGSRSYDVGHCFTVGCTDVGGVANLASLCSTTGGKANGCTCWYTTDINYVTQRIFCHEMGHQFSATHTFSNCNGNEEGRTAYEPGSGTTIMSYSGLCGGLNVEMGSTPHPDFFHVASVEQALTMTRLAVSSCGTTLTTNNTKPTVNIEVPEGLTIPIQTPISLTGSATDAEGDVLTYSWEQFNPGAYGDAIGSVSLTSVGPLFKVNFPSTDPVRVIPNWSSILGAQNFNLREVLPSVSRPLDFRFVVRDNNAESGAVSWENLHLEVTDQAGPFTVMKPNGSGDVLYKNACNVIKWDAANTNVAPVSCSKVNIYLIYKNNVKNPILLKENADNDGEEIVDIPDSMAVANCRIMVKSVGNVFFDVSDQDISLIESNSPSYDFNVNPQVAKICLPARLDLHLQSCFRNSNSSSIQLIVGQGLPTGATYRFSKTELGPNDNAELSIDLNSVNVLSNLVFQVGAVRPGGDTVYSDVKVKVINNNFSDMALLLPSNGSTGIIEAPLFQWLSSINSITNDFELATSPEFGNTIIFSKNNLTVNKLQLPITLEPSKVYYWRLRPNNECGSNSTSEVYTFQTVNKNCSVKSYPDNPVNVGSGVSTKRIPIVIEEEGIISDLNLKKVIIDADAVTDVKLNLVSPNGTVINLLNYNCGISTEINCQFDDAAPNGIYCPPTNNVAMRPNTKLALLNGENVKGEWNLEQQTKTSYRGGVMVEYSIEYCADIIVKNPFVVNNVALRLDNLQSREIPSSLLEVKDDDNGAAELKFTLMSIPTYGDLKLKGNLLTYGSTFTQADIDSGNLSYSHTAAPNVTDGFIFNVQDGAGGFYGVDLFKIIVGTVSSKDLADELHFGLFPNPTDGEIHLIFPQSLSEKDRIQIFRLDGVEIKTFQCEKSSTQTLDLSDLTDGIYIVNVQVNGKKAQKKLIISGN; this is encoded by the coding sequence ATGTTAAAATTTATACTCTCATTTTTATTATTGGGCCTGATTCTAACAACTCAACAGGCAGATGCTCAGAAATTCTTTAAGTTGATTGACCAGGCAGATCATCTGCCTTCCAAAAATGGTTTTCGAACTATGAAGCATTATCAGCCATTCTACTTGGATAAAGCGCAACTGAGCAAATATTTGTCAACGCAGACAGCAAAGGATGATTATTCCAAAGCCATACCGCTTACTTTTCCTATGCCTGATGGAACTTGGGAAACATATCAAGTAGTAGAGTCGCCGGTAATGGAAGAAGCGCTAGCTGCCAAATTTCCTGAGATTAAAACCTATAAAGGCTTTCAGGGTGCTAGTACGATGAGATTGTCGATTTCTCCATATAGTTTTCAAGCTATCTTTCTGACAACGTCAGGTGAAATAGTGATAGAAAATCTAAGTGAAGGAAATCAGCAATATTTTGGGGTGTTCAGGGCTTCAGATCTTGAAGTCCGTTCAGGAAGCCAAGATTTGGCTTGTGGCACTCATGATCTGGAAGCAATAGTCCATACAGGTGAATCTAGTGAATTCAAGCAAAATATTTTGAAAGTAAGAGGTGTAGAACCGATGAATCTAAGGAAGTTTCGCCTTGCCTTGAGTTGTACCGGTGAATGGGGATCTGCAGCTAGCTTGGGAGGCGGCACCACGCAGTCAGCTTTAGACAAAATGGTAGCATCAGTAAATATTCTCAATTCTATATACGAAAAAGACTTTGGTGCACATTTGGACTTGATAGCAAACAATGAATTTTTGATTAATTTAGATGCTTTGCTGGATCCATATAGTTCACCGAGATCTGGACGCGATATCATTTCAGAAAATACCCAAATCGTAAATCAGAAAGTAGGCTCAAGATCTTATGATGTAGGTCATTGTTTTACTGTTGGATGTACTGATGTCGGTGGTGTGGCCAATCTGGCAAGTCTTTGCAGTACCACAGGTGGAAAAGCAAATGGATGTACCTGTTGGTATACAACAGACATCAACTATGTTACACAAAGGATTTTCTGTCATGAAATGGGCCATCAGTTTTCAGCTACGCACACTTTCTCCAATTGCAACGGGAATGAAGAGGGAAGAACAGCCTATGAACCCGGATCCGGTACCACCATTATGTCTTACAGCGGTTTGTGTGGTGGATTAAATGTTGAAATGGGTTCTACTCCACACCCCGATTTTTTTCATGTGGCATCTGTGGAGCAGGCTTTGACAATGACGAGATTAGCTGTTTCAAGTTGTGGCACAACTTTAACGACAAACAATACTAAACCAACGGTAAACATTGAGGTCCCTGAAGGATTGACGATACCGATACAAACACCTATTTCTCTGACGGGTTCTGCCACAGATGCGGAAGGAGATGTACTTACGTATAGCTGGGAGCAATTCAACCCCGGAGCTTATGGAGATGCGATTGGATCGGTAAGTTTGACAAGCGTAGGCCCATTGTTTAAAGTGAATTTCCCATCTACTGATCCTGTACGAGTGATTCCGAATTGGTCATCTATTCTGGGTGCACAAAACTTCAATTTGCGAGAAGTATTGCCATCAGTCTCCAGGCCTTTGGATTTCAGATTTGTGGTACGGGACAACAATGCAGAAAGTGGTGCAGTCTCATGGGAAAATCTTCATCTGGAAGTAACAGATCAAGCCGGGCCATTTACGGTGATGAAGCCCAATGGATCAGGAGACGTGCTCTATAAAAATGCTTGTAATGTCATCAAATGGGATGCAGCAAATACTAATGTTGCTCCTGTGAGTTGCAGTAAGGTAAATATTTATTTAATCTACAAGAACAATGTTAAGAATCCAATTTTGCTCAAAGAAAATGCTGATAATGATGGTGAGGAAATTGTCGATATACCGGATTCAATGGCAGTTGCCAACTGCAGAATTATGGTTAAATCCGTAGGAAATGTGTTTTTTGATGTTTCTGATCAAGATATTTCATTGATAGAAAGCAATTCGCCTTCTTATGACTTCAATGTCAACCCTCAGGTAGCAAAAATTTGTCTCCCTGCAAGGTTGGACTTGCATCTTCAATCATGTTTTCGGAATAGTAATTCAAGTAGTATTCAGCTAATAGTAGGACAAGGATTGCCAACGGGAGCTACATATCGTTTTAGTAAAACCGAACTTGGTCCAAATGACAATGCTGAGCTTTCTATAGATTTAAATTCGGTAAATGTATTGAGTAACTTAGTTTTTCAGGTAGGAGCTGTTCGTCCGGGTGGTGACACAGTGTACAGCGACGTGAAAGTAAAAGTGATCAACAACAATTTTTCGGATATGGCACTTTTATTGCCTTCTAATGGATCCACGGGGATTATCGAAGCTCCATTGTTCCAGTGGCTTAGTAGCATCAATTCAATAACAAATGATTTTGAACTTGCAACCAGTCCGGAATTTGGAAATACAATTATATTTTCCAAAAATAATCTCACCGTAAATAAACTACAATTGCCAATTACCCTTGAACCAAGTAAAGTATATTATTGGAGACTGAGACCTAATAATGAATGTGGTTCCAACTCCACAAGTGAAGTATATACTTTTCAGACTGTCAATAAAAATTGTAGTGTCAAAAGCTATCCTGATAATCCTGTCAATGTAGGAAGTGGTGTGTCAACAAAGAGAATTCCAATCGTAATTGAAGAAGAAGGAATTATCTCTGATTTGAATTTAAAAAAAGTAATCATTGATGCAGATGCTGTCACAGACGTCAAATTAAATCTTGTCAGTCCAAATGGGACTGTGATCAATTTGCTCAATTATAATTGTGGTATATCTACCGAAATAAACTGCCAGTTTGATGATGCTGCACCCAATGGCATATACTGTCCTCCGACAAACAACGTTGCAATGCGACCAAACACAAAACTTGCCTTGCTCAATGGTGAGAATGTAAAAGGTGAGTGGAATTTGGAGCAGCAGACGAAAACCAGTTACCGTGGAGGAGTCATGGTTGAATATTCTATAGAATACTGTGCTGATATCATTGTGAAGAATCCATTTGTTGTAAATAATGTAGCATTGCGTTTGGATAATCTTCAATCAAGAGAAATTCCAAGTAGTCTTTTGGAAGTAAAAGATGACGACAATGGTGCAGCTGAGTTGAAATTTACCTTGATGAGTATCCCTACATATGGAGATTTGAAGTTGAAAGGTAATTTATTAACTTACGGTTCAACATTTACACAGGCTGATATTGATTCCGGCAATCTCTCATACAGTCATACAGCAGCCCCTAATGTTACAGATGGATTTATTTTCAATGTTCAAGATGGAGCAGGAGGTTTTTATGGAGTGGACCTTTTTAAAATAATAGTTGGAACTGTAAGTTCAAAAGACCTTGCAGATGAATTGCATTTTGGTTTGTTTCCAAACCCTACAGACGGAGAAATTCATTTGATATTCCCCCAGTCATTATCGGAAAAAGATAGAATCCAAATTTTCAGGTTGGATGGTGTGGAGATAAAAACTTTTCAATGCGAAAAGAGCTCTACTCAAACATTAGATTTGTCGGATCTGACAGATGGAATCTATATTGTAAATGTACAAGTGAACGGTAAAAAGGCACAAAAGAAATTAATCATTTCCGGTAATTAG
- the lysA gene encoding diaminopimelate decarboxylase yields the protein MLIQNIPVLDLVKKYDTPLYIYDTDIILRQINRLKSAFDVDELDIHFACKALNNINILKLIQKWNCGLDTVSIQEIWLGLKAGFKAEQIIYTPNCVGPDEIEMAIELGVQINIDHIETLEYIGSHYPDTKICIRINPHVMAGGNEKISVGHIDSKFGISIYQMPLVLRLVDTLKLKINGLHMHTGSDILDPGVFTLASEILFDVARKFPDLQFIDFGSGLKVPYRPDDVSTDIEELGSLLSASFNRFCKEYGRPLKLLFEPGKFLVSESGYFFVKTNVIKQTPSTVFAGVDSGLNHLIRPMFYGSYHQIENISNPGGRPRIYNVVGYICETDTFASNRAISEIHPGDILCFKNAGAYCFSMSSNYNSRFRPAEVMLYEGKDFLIRQRETIEDLLKNQILQDF from the coding sequence ATGCTTATACAAAATATTCCCGTTTTAGATCTGGTTAAAAAATATGACACCCCGCTATATATCTATGATACAGATATAATACTTCGCCAGATAAATAGATTGAAATCAGCTTTTGATGTGGACGAACTTGATATCCACTTTGCTTGTAAAGCCTTAAATAATATTAATATTCTTAAACTTATTCAAAAGTGGAATTGTGGATTGGATACCGTTTCTATTCAAGAGATTTGGTTAGGTCTCAAAGCGGGATTCAAAGCGGAACAAATTATCTATACGCCCAATTGTGTAGGGCCTGATGAGATAGAAATGGCAATTGAATTGGGTGTTCAAATCAATATAGACCATATTGAAACACTGGAATATATTGGATCTCATTATCCGGATACAAAAATATGTATCCGGATCAATCCACATGTCATGGCAGGTGGAAATGAAAAAATAAGTGTTGGTCATATCGATTCCAAATTTGGAATATCAATTTATCAGATGCCTCTTGTTTTACGTTTGGTTGACACCTTAAAACTTAAAATAAATGGTTTGCACATGCATACTGGATCAGATATTTTGGATCCAGGTGTTTTTACATTAGCTTCCGAAATTTTATTTGATGTCGCCAGAAAATTTCCTGATCTGCAGTTCATTGATTTTGGCTCCGGACTTAAGGTCCCATACAGACCTGATGATGTTTCTACGGATATAGAAGAACTTGGAAGTCTGCTCTCGGCTTCATTCAACCGATTTTGTAAGGAGTATGGTCGCCCATTGAAGTTGCTTTTCGAGCCTGGAAAATTTCTTGTGAGCGAAAGTGGTTATTTTTTTGTAAAAACCAATGTGATCAAGCAAACTCCTTCTACAGTATTCGCCGGAGTAGACTCGGGATTAAATCATTTGATCAGGCCCATGTTTTATGGCTCCTATCATCAGATTGAAAATATCAGTAATCCGGGCGGTCGTCCTAGAATCTATAATGTCGTTGGCTATATATGCGAAACCGATACTTTTGCAAGCAATCGAGCTATTTCAGAAATCCATCCCGGAGATATACTCTGTTTCAAAAACGCAGGTGCTTATTGTTTTTCAATGTCTTCTAATTATAATAGCCGTTTTCGACCAGCAGAAGTAATGCTTTACGAAGGCAAAGATTTTTTAATCCGCCAAAGAGAAACCATTGAAGATCTCTTAAAAAATCAGATACTTCAGGATTTTTAG
- a CDS encoding HAD-IIIA family hydrolase, translated as MKEVILLAGGLGTRLQGVNPHLPKSLAPVAGKAFLSIVIDALFGHNIDRIILSLSYKAQDIIHFIADHYPGDSRIQCVVEPKALGTGGAIKFASQFLSADRFFALNSDTFFDIDLEGMKSFAVSRNADLVLAAKRMLKPHRYGTIDIGDNDQIQKFNEKKELDYGWINGGVYWMKKSVLNDFVIGDVFSFEKEILEKKGGNTGLYAYKSDEAFIDIGIPEDYFRAQNWFSSERLQQLRNQKSNRVLFLDRDGVINVLLPGDYVKNWDEFVFKKDVFEGLRSVNDFFGKMIIITNQQGIAKGKYTHGDLEQIHLQMKNELSRQGIEIDGVYFCPHLESENCNCRKPKPGMFFYAKQDFPNIDLEQSFFVGDQATDVLAAKAAGIQSIALLDRAPTDEMKLAMPGATIFSLLELKYLILEKG; from the coding sequence TTGAAAGAAGTTATCCTGCTTGCAGGAGGGCTCGGTACACGCCTGCAGGGTGTAAATCCTCATCTGCCCAAATCACTCGCACCAGTAGCCGGGAAAGCATTTTTGTCTATCGTGATTGATGCATTATTTGGACACAATATTGATCGCATCATTTTATCCCTCTCTTATAAAGCCCAAGATATTATCCATTTTATTGCAGATCATTATCCTGGAGATTCAAGAATCCAATGTGTTGTTGAACCCAAAGCATTAGGTACAGGTGGGGCGATCAAATTTGCTTCTCAATTTTTGTCTGCTGATCGTTTTTTTGCTTTGAACTCCGATACTTTTTTTGACATTGACTTGGAAGGGATGAAGAGTTTTGCAGTATCAAGAAATGCTGACTTGGTATTGGCTGCAAAACGTATGCTGAAGCCGCACAGATATGGGACAATTGATATTGGTGACAATGACCAAATCCAAAAATTTAATGAAAAGAAGGAACTCGATTATGGTTGGATCAACGGAGGTGTTTATTGGATGAAAAAATCAGTGTTGAATGATTTTGTGATAGGAGATGTTTTTTCTTTTGAAAAAGAAATTTTAGAAAAAAAAGGTGGAAATACAGGTCTCTACGCTTATAAATCTGATGAAGCGTTCATAGACATCGGCATCCCGGAAGATTATTTTCGGGCACAAAATTGGTTTTCATCTGAAAGGCTCCAACAGCTTAGAAATCAAAAATCAAATCGCGTTTTGTTTCTTGATAGAGATGGTGTAATCAATGTCCTTCTACCTGGAGATTATGTCAAGAATTGGGACGAGTTTGTATTCAAAAAAGATGTTTTTGAAGGGCTGCGGTCAGTGAATGATTTCTTTGGTAAAATGATTATAATAACAAATCAACAAGGTATTGCCAAAGGAAAATACACTCACGGGGATCTTGAGCAAATTCATCTACAAATGAAGAATGAATTGAGTCGTCAGGGAATTGAAATTGATGGGGTCTATTTTTGTCCGCATTTAGAATCCGAAAATTGTAATTGTAGAAAACCCAAACCGGGAATGTTTTTCTATGCGAAGCAGGATTTTCCAAATATAGATCTGGAGCAATCTTTTTTTGTTGGTGACCAAGCCACAGATGTTTTAGCTGCCAAAGCAGCTGGTATTCAATCCATAGCACTTTTAGATCGTGCACCAACAGATGAAATGAAATTGGCAATGCCTGGAGCAACAATTTTTAGTCTTTTAGAGTTAAAATACCTGATTTTAGAGAAAGGATGA
- a CDS encoding dehydrogenase translates to MIFRSRAPFRLGLAGGGTDVSPYSDLYGGAILNATVSLYASATIELIDDPLVELHSIDQKQVQIFQMDEELQLHTGLELQKGVILRMRQERWLPEGKGFRLTTAMDVPAGSGLGTSSTLVVAILKAFAEWNNLPLGDYDMAHLAYEIERKELGLAGGKQDQYAATFGGFNFMEFYHDDQVIVNPLRIKPEYIQELEHNLILYFTSSSRKSTEIIQEQQLNVENKKQSSIEAMHQLKEQARLMKEALLRGRLHEIGEILDYGFEQKRKMAHSISNESLDHIYSSAKEAGATGGKISGAGGGGFMFFYCPGNTKYAVAEQLKKQSGYIISSHFTDRGVQSWRASSKL, encoded by the coding sequence ATGATATTTAGAAGCAGAGCTCCATTTAGGCTGGGTCTGGCCGGAGGTGGAACAGATGTGAGTCCGTATAGCGACCTATATGGAGGCGCTATATTGAATGCAACGGTGTCATTATACGCCAGTGCAACGATTGAATTGATCGATGATCCTTTAGTGGAATTGCATTCCATTGATCAAAAACAGGTTCAGATTTTTCAGATGGATGAAGAGCTGCAGTTGCATACAGGGTTGGAATTGCAAAAAGGGGTGATCCTGAGAATGCGGCAAGAGCGATGGCTCCCAGAAGGCAAAGGATTCAGGCTGACCACGGCAATGGATGTGCCCGCCGGCAGTGGATTAGGGACTTCTTCTACCCTGGTTGTTGCTATTCTAAAAGCTTTTGCTGAATGGAATAATCTTCCTCTCGGAGATTATGATATGGCACATCTTGCTTATGAAATTGAAAGAAAAGAACTTGGACTTGCCGGCGGGAAGCAAGACCAATATGCTGCAACTTTTGGAGGTTTCAATTTTATGGAATTTTACCACGACGACCAGGTGATTGTCAACCCACTTCGTATTAAACCTGAGTATATTCAAGAATTAGAACACAATCTCATCCTTTATTTTACTTCTTCCAGTAGAAAATCAACGGAAATCATTCAAGAGCAGCAGTTGAATGTAGAGAATAAGAAACAGAGTTCCATTGAAGCAATGCACCAGCTTAAAGAACAGGCGCGATTGATGAAAGAAGCTCTTTTAAGAGGACGACTTCATGAAATAGGCGAAATCTTGGATTATGGATTTGAGCAAAAGAGGAAAATGGCTCATAGTATTTCCAATGAAAGCCTGGATCATATCTATTCATCTGCTAAAGAAGCAGGGGCCACCGGGGGCAAAATCTCGGGTGCCGGAGGAGGAGGATTTATGTTCTTTTATTGTCCTGGAAATACAAAATATGCGGTTGCAGAACAATTGAAAAAACAAAGCGGTTATATCATTTCCTCCCATTTTACAGATAGAGGCGTACAAAGCTGGAGGGCTAGTTCGAAATTATGA
- the recO gene encoding DNA repair protein RecO yields the protein MRLVRYKESSLILDMYTDKLGMQSFVMNGVFSRGNQRLAALFQLSNILDFVCYYHENKTLHRIKEARSSIIYQHIHSDIVRSAVTSFMLELCRKSIHEKQSNPELFTFLKTSFVYLDRIEKLEFDFHLRFSVELLQYIGFSPQTNYNVRNNSFDLENSDFVPYNSQNKFHILPEYSFVFYQLLTAQKAELKLDTRRKIMDLIILYYKMHIDQFGEMKSPEIYKTIFG from the coding sequence ATGCGACTCGTTCGCTATAAAGAGAGCAGTCTCATATTGGATATGTATACAGACAAACTCGGTATGCAGAGCTTTGTTATGAATGGAGTATTCAGCAGAGGCAATCAAAGGCTGGCAGCATTATTCCAGCTTTCCAATATTCTGGATTTCGTCTGCTATTACCATGAAAACAAAACTTTACACCGTATTAAAGAAGCCAGATCTTCAATCATTTACCAACACATACACTCGGATATCGTCAGGTCTGCAGTGACAAGTTTCATGCTGGAATTATGCCGAAAATCTATCCACGAAAAACAAAGCAATCCTGAACTATTCACTTTTCTCAAAACCAGCTTTGTCTATTTAGATAGGATCGAAAAGCTAGAGTTTGATTTCCACCTCCGATTTTCTGTTGAATTGCTTCAATATATTGGCTTCTCTCCTCAAACCAACTACAACGTAAGGAACAACTCATTTGACCTTGAAAATTCTGATTTCGTACCATATAATTCCCAGAATAAATTTCATATTTTACCTGAATACAGCTTTGTCTTTTATCAGTTGCTCACTGCTCAAAAAGCTGAATTGAAGCTGGACACGCGTCGAAAAATAATGGATCTTATCATCCTGTATTACAAAATGCATATCGACCAATTCGGTGAGATGAAATCACCTGAAATTTATAAAACAATCTTTGGTTAA
- a CDS encoding SIS domain-containing protein, whose protein sequence is MKSKIENIIRESIAVKTALVSDSEMIRNMENASNWITEAISRGGRIYFCGNGGSAADAQHLAAELSGRFYKDRPALAAEALHCNSSYLTAVANDYSYEVIFQRMIAGFGKKEDILVGLSTSGNSRNIVLAFEAARNQKMKTIGLTGIGGGKMKELSDILICVPSGDTPRIQESHILIGHIICQLVEEKLFLS, encoded by the coding sequence ATGAAATCTAAAATAGAAAATATCATCAGAGAATCCATAGCTGTAAAAACTGCCTTGGTGTCTGATTCAGAAATGATCCGAAATATGGAAAACGCTTCCAATTGGATCACTGAGGCTATAAGCAGAGGTGGAAGAATCTATTTTTGTGGAAATGGAGGTTCAGCTGCAGATGCACAACATTTAGCAGCAGAGTTATCCGGTAGGTTTTATAAAGACAGGCCCGCATTGGCAGCGGAAGCGTTGCATTGCAATAGCTCATACCTCACTGCCGTTGCAAATGATTATTCATACGAGGTCATTTTCCAACGAATGATAGCAGGATTTGGAAAAAAGGAAGACATTCTTGTAGGACTAAGTACTTCTGGAAATTCGCGCAATATTGTGCTTGCCTTTGAAGCAGCAAGAAATCAAAAAATGAAAACCATAGGTTTAACGGGAATAGGTGGAGGTAAAATGAAGGAGTTGAGCGACATTCTGATATGTGTGCCTTCCGGTGATACGCCGAGAATTCAGGAGAGCCATATTTTAATAGGGCATATCATTTGTCAACTCGTAGAGGAAAAACTGTTTTTGTCTTGA
- a CDS encoding glycosyltransferase, producing MSKIVIVGPAHPLRGGLASFNERLAREFKKSGDEVLIYTFAYQYPSFLFPGTSQYSSEPAPSDIDIRVKINSVNPLNWFAVGKELNKLRADILIVRYWLPFMGPCLGTILRQVRKNNHTKIICIADNIIPHEKRLGDHAFTSYFLKPVHACITMSEKVMEDLRKLRPDIPATIVDHPLYDGFGESISKVEARRHLKLGTEEKIMLFFGFIRKYKGLDILLEAMSNEALTLSGIKLLIAGEYYESAEPYQKMIEANSLSTRIYDHSHFIPDSDIKYYLSAADVVVQPYRSATQSGVTPLAYHFEVPMIVTDVGSLPRLVPHGKVGLVCKADANSLAACIVDFFAYPQDYFLPQIRIEKTKLSWEKLRQKILNLAYDI from the coding sequence ATGAGCAAAATTGTCATAGTTGGCCCTGCGCATCCATTGAGAGGTGGTCTGGCTTCATTCAATGAACGCTTGGCACGTGAATTTAAAAAATCAGGAGATGAAGTTTTGATATATACCTTTGCTTATCAGTATCCTTCTTTTTTATTTCCTGGAACAAGCCAATATTCAAGTGAACCTGCTCCTTCAGATATCGACATTCGAGTAAAAATAAATTCTGTAAATCCTTTGAATTGGTTTGCAGTCGGAAAGGAATTAAACAAACTTCGAGCCGACATTTTGATAGTTCGATATTGGTTACCCTTTATGGGGCCTTGTTTAGGAACTATTCTCCGACAAGTCAGAAAAAACAACCATACTAAAATCATTTGTATAGCTGACAACATCATCCCTCACGAAAAGAGACTTGGTGATCACGCATTTACCTCCTATTTTCTAAAACCTGTCCATGCCTGTATTACGATGAGTGAAAAAGTAATGGAAGACCTCAGAAAATTGAGACCCGATATTCCTGCAACTATTGTAGATCATCCCTTGTATGATGGATTTGGAGAATCAATTTCAAAGGTGGAAGCGCGTCGTCATTTGAAGCTGGGAACAGAAGAAAAGATCATGCTTTTTTTTGGTTTTATCAGAAAGTATAAGGGCTTGGATATTCTACTCGAAGCGATGAGTAATGAAGCACTAACTCTGTCAGGTATAAAGCTACTCATCGCCGGAGAGTATTATGAATCCGCCGAGCCATATCAAAAGATGATAGAAGCCAATAGTTTATCCACGCGGATTTATGATCACAGTCATTTTATTCCGGATAGTGATATCAAGTACTATTTGTCTGCAGCGGACGTTGTAGTTCAACCATACAGATCTGCCACGCAGAGTGGTGTCACACCATTGGCTTACCATTTCGAAGTACCAATGATCGTTACAGATGTGGGTTCATTACCGAGATTGGTCCCACATGGAAAAGTGGGATTGGTTTGCAAAGCTGATGCAAATTCTCTTGCGGCATGTATAGTCGACTTTTTTGCATATCCACAAGATTATTTTTTACCACAAATTCGGATAGAAAAAACTAAATTGAGTTGGGAAAAACTCAGACAAAAAATATTGAATCTCGCTTATGATATTTAG